The nucleotide window AGCGGGGGGATCACGCTCTGGGAGGCCTGAGGGCTCGTCATCTGGCAGGTCCTTGTCCGGGTCGTGTCGGGGGCACGCCGATGTGCCCCCTGCGCCCCGAGCCTGCCCCAGCGGCCGGGGCCGGGGCAAGGGGGCCGGGGGGCCGGACCGGGACACGCCGCCGCAAGGGTGACAATCCGGCACGAACCCTCCCCGGCGAGGTACCACTGGCCCGAACCAGCCGTCACCCACCGGGTGACGCCAGTGACCGGAGGTAGTGATGGCCGTCCGTCCGTCCGCCCGCGCCGCCGTGGTCGGCGCCCTCTTCTGCATCGGGTTGACACCGGTCGTACCGGCCGTCGCCGCCCCCGCTTACCCATCCAGTGACCAGGTGACCGTCTCGCCCGATGCCGTGCTCGGCTCCGACGGCTCGGTGACCCTCTCGGGCACCTACCGCTGCACCGACCCCGGCGCGGTCTTCGTCAGCGCCGGCCTGCGCTCCGGCGACACCCAGCAGAGCATCGGCAGCAGCCGCGCGGTCTGCGACGGCGCGGAGCACACCTGGAGCAGCAAGGACACCCCGCGCTACCTGGCCCTCAACTCCGGCGGCCCGGCCGAGGCGGAGGTCAGCCTGCTGCGCCTGGACACCTCCGGCGGCCTCCCGATGCCGCAGCCGCTGGTCGTCCAGCACCAGGCCGTCACGCTGAACCCGGCCGGTTAGTCGACGCTCCGTCAGCTCCCGGGATTTCCCGGCATCTTCCCGGGGAACACCTGATTGTGACCCGGCTAAGCCCCCGGAATGAAGGACGCGACCGTGTGCGGATCTCCGGGGGCGCGGCCATTCGGCAAAAGCTCAAATCCTCCTCAAATCTTGGTCCGGACTTTGTCAGCTGTAAGTGGCTAACCGGCTCTACGGCTCTGACCTGCGGCTATCTCAACAGCTGGGCGGCGCTGGCGCCTTGGGATTTTGCGTGCTAGCGAACCGGTCGAACATAACTATTCGGAACTCGGGTCTTTGCAGATGCCTAATCGACCGCTAGCGTTCACCGCACTCTCGTCCGCCATCTTTGAAGAGGGTCCCCTTTCATGGCAGTTGTTGACAAAATAGCGGCGTCCGGCACGGGCACCGGCGGCAAGCTCCGCCGCGACATCGGGCTGATCGGCCTGCTCTGGGCCTCGGTCGGCTCGATCATCGGCTCCGGCTGGCTCTACGGCGCCAAGAACGCCGTCGTGGTGGCGGGCCCCGCGGCCGTCATCTCCTGGGGGATCGGCGCGGTGGCGATCGTGCTGCTCGCGCTGGTGCACGCCGAACTCGGCGGCATGTTCCCGGTGGCCGGCGGCACCGCCCGCTACCCGCACTACACCTTCGGCGGCCTGGCCGGCATGAGCTTCGGCTGGTTCTCCTGGCTGCAGGCGGCCACCGTGGCCCCGATCGAGGTCGAGGCGATGATCGGCTACGCCGGTCACTGGCACTTCGCCGAGGGCTTCCTGCACGCCAACGGCACCCTCACCCCGTCCGGGCTCGCCGTGGCGGTGCTGCTGATGGCGGTCTTCGTCGCGGTCAACTTCCTCGGCGTGCGGGTGCTCGCCCACACCAACAGCGCTGCGACCTGGTGGAAGATCTTCATCCCGCTGGTGACGATCTTCGTGCTGGCGATCACCAACTTCCACCCGTCGAACTTCCACTCGCACGGCTTCATGCCGTTCGGTGCCAAGGGCGTGCTCGGGGCGATCAGCACCAGCGGCATCATCTTCGCGCTGCTCGGCTTCGAGCAGGCGATCCAGCTCTCGGGCGAGAGCAAGAACCCGAAGCGGGACATCCCGCGCGCGGTGCTCGGCTCGGTCGCCATCGGCGCCGTGATCTACACCCTGCTGCAGGTCGTCTACATCGGCGCCCTGCCCGGCTCCAGCTTCGCCAAGGGCTGGGCCAACCTGGCCTACGAGGGCATCAGCGGCCCGTTCGCCGGCCTGGCGTCCGTCCTGGGCCTCGGCTTCCTCGCCTGGGTGCTCTACTTCGACGCGCTGGTCTCGCCCGGCGGCACCGGCCTGATCTACACCACCTCCACCTCCCGGATCTCCTACGGCCTGAGCCGCAACGGCTACGCCCCGCAGCTGTTCGAGCGCACCGACAAGCGCGGCGTGCCGTGGTTCGGCCTGATCATCTCCTTCGTCACCGGTGTGGTCTGCTTCCTGCCCTTCCCGAGCTGGCAGCAGCTGGTCAGCTTCATCACCTCGGCCAGCGTGCTGATGTACGCCGGCGCCCCGCTGGCCTTCGGCGCGCTGCGCAAGCGCCTGCCGGAGATGGCGCGCCCCTACCGGCTGCCGTTCGGCGAGATCATCTCCCCGATCTCCTTCGTGGTCGCCAGCCTGATCATCTACTGGTCCGGCTGGGACACCCTGTGGCGCCTCGGCGTTGCGATCGTCTTCGGCTACCTGCTGCTGGGCGGCTACGCCTGGTACGCGACCAGCAAGAACCTGCCGAACGCGCCGACCATGGCCTTCAAGGCGGCCCAGTGGCTGCCGGTCTACCTGCTGGGCCTGGGCGTCATCTCCTGGCTGGGCGGCTTCGGCCCCTCCGCCAAGAACGTCATCCCGCTCTGGTGGGACATGGCCCTGATCGCGGTCTTCTCGCTGGCGATCTACTACTGGGCGCGGGCCGTCGCACTGCCGGCCGAGGCGATCCAGCGCAACATCTCCGACGTCGAGGTGGTGGACGAGGGCGGCCACTGACGGCCCCTCAACTCCACGGCCGCACCACGGCACACGGCGGGCGCCGGATCCCCAGGACGGATCCGGCGCCCGCCGCCCGTCGTCCGGACCGCGGCGTAGCATGCGCCGCATGAGCAGCGAACGGATCCCCGAAGGCGTCGGCCGGACCGCGATCGGCGTGGCGAGGGTGCGGGCGCTGGAGAGCGCCCGGCCGGACCGCCTCTTCGACGACCCCTACGCCGCCGCCTTCGTGGCGGCAAGCGGCGCGGCCACCCGGGAGCGCACCGGCGAACCGTCGCCGGGCCTGCGCGACATGGTCCGCCACCTGACCATCCGCACCCGGTTCTTCGACGACCACCTGCTCGACGCGGCCCGCTCCGGCTGCACCCAGGTGGTGCTGCCCGGGGCCGGCCTGGACACCCGGGCGTTCCGGCTCGACTGGCCGCCGGGCACCCGGTTCTTCGAGCTCGACACGGCGCCGGTGCTGGCCTTCAAGGAGCGGGTGCTGGCCGACCTCGGCGCCGTACCGGCCGGTCCGCGGGCCACCCTCGCCGTGGACCTGCGCGAGGACTGGGCCGACGAACTGACCGGCGCCGGCTTCGACCCGGAACTGCCCGGCGCCTGGCTGCTGGAGGGCCTGCTGGTCTACCTGGAGTCGGCGGAGGTCGCCACCCTGCTCGACACCGTCACCGGCCTCGCCGCTCCCGGCAGCCGGCTGGCCCTCACCCACGGCCGGGGCAGGAGCGAGCACCCCGACCGGATCCCGGCCGCCCCCGAGTCGGACCCCGGGCTCGCCGCGGTCTACGAGCTCTGGCGCGGCGGCCTGGCGGAGGACCCGGTCGCCTGGCTGGACCGGCACGGCTGGCAAGCCGAACGCCACGACCGCGCGGAACTCGCCCGCGAGTACGGCCGTGGCGCCGACTACCTCACCCCGCAGCGCAGCTTCGTCACCGCGCGGCGCTGACCCCGCTGCTCGGGGGACCGCTGCTCAGGGACCGCCCGGGACCGGCCGGTCGGTCTCGACCAGGCGCTTGAACTGCGCCAGGTCGCTGCGCACCGTGCGCTCGATCGCGCCGGACTGGGCGAACCCGTGCGGACCGCCGAAGGCCTCCTGCACCGCCTCGGGCTCGTACTCGACCCGGACCTGCAGCTGGGTGGTGCCCGGGTCCAACTGGCGCAGCACCACGGTGCCGTGCAGGTGGGCGCCGTCCAGGGTGCGCCAGTCCATCACCTGGTTGCCGCCGTGGTCGCTGATCGCGGTCTCGAAGGCCCGTTCCTCGCCGGCCACCTCGATGTCCAGGTGGGCCCGGTGGTTGCCGTGCGCGTGCGCGTGCTTCAGGCCGTCGACGAACTCCGGGTACTGGTGCACCCGGTGCAGTTGCTCCCAGGCCACCTGCACCGGGACGTCGAGGTCGATCTGCTCTTCCAGCGTGTGCATCCGATCACTCCGCGTCCTCGTAGGGCTCACCCTCTGCGCGGGACTCCTCGCCCGCGTGCCTGACCTGCTCGGAAGTGACGCCCTCCAGCAGGGTGGTGTCCTCCTCTTCCGCCTCTTCGGCCGCGGCGGCG belongs to Kitasatospora viridis and includes:
- a CDS encoding DUF6299 family protein, whose protein sequence is MAVRPSARAAVVGALFCIGLTPVVPAVAAPAYPSSDQVTVSPDAVLGSDGSVTLSGTYRCTDPGAVFVSAGLRSGDTQQSIGSSRAVCDGAEHTWSSKDTPRYLALNSGGPAEAEVSLLRLDTSGGLPMPQPLVVQHQAVTLNPAG
- a CDS encoding APC family permease, whose protein sequence is MAVVDKIAASGTGTGGKLRRDIGLIGLLWASVGSIIGSGWLYGAKNAVVVAGPAAVISWGIGAVAIVLLALVHAELGGMFPVAGGTARYPHYTFGGLAGMSFGWFSWLQAATVAPIEVEAMIGYAGHWHFAEGFLHANGTLTPSGLAVAVLLMAVFVAVNFLGVRVLAHTNSAATWWKIFIPLVTIFVLAITNFHPSNFHSHGFMPFGAKGVLGAISTSGIIFALLGFEQAIQLSGESKNPKRDIPRAVLGSVAIGAVIYTLLQVVYIGALPGSSFAKGWANLAYEGISGPFAGLASVLGLGFLAWVLYFDALVSPGGTGLIYTTSTSRISYGLSRNGYAPQLFERTDKRGVPWFGLIISFVTGVVCFLPFPSWQQLVSFITSASVLMYAGAPLAFGALRKRLPEMARPYRLPFGEIISPISFVVASLIIYWSGWDTLWRLGVAIVFGYLLLGGYAWYATSKNLPNAPTMAFKAAQWLPVYLLGLGVISWLGGFGPSAKNVIPLWWDMALIAVFSLAIYYWARAVALPAEAIQRNISDVEVVDEGGH
- a CDS encoding SAM-dependent methyltransferase; amino-acid sequence: MSSERIPEGVGRTAIGVARVRALESARPDRLFDDPYAAAFVAASGAATRERTGEPSPGLRDMVRHLTIRTRFFDDHLLDAARSGCTQVVLPGAGLDTRAFRLDWPPGTRFFELDTAPVLAFKERVLADLGAVPAGPRATLAVDLREDWADELTGAGFDPELPGAWLLEGLLVYLESAEVATLLDTVTGLAAPGSRLALTHGRGRSEHPDRIPAAPESDPGLAAVYELWRGGLAEDPVAWLDRHGWQAERHDRAELAREYGRGADYLTPQRSFVTARR
- a CDS encoding SRPBCC family protein produces the protein MHTLEEQIDLDVPVQVAWEQLHRVHQYPEFVDGLKHAHAHGNHRAHLDIEVAGEERAFETAISDHGGNQVMDWRTLDGAHLHGTVVLRQLDPGTTQLQVRVEYEPEAVQEAFGGPHGFAQSGAIERTVRSDLAQFKRLVETDRPVPGGP